GAGCGGCTGCCAAGGCTGTTCATTCCCGGCGCGGCTGTTACCCTTGCCGGGGTGGTGCTATTGGTGGGGGGCAAGGCCAGCCCTGTGCCGGGCAACTATTTTGGCGATTTTCTGGCACTGGCTGCGGCCTTTTTTTACGCGGGATTTCTGCTCATTGCCTACCGCCTGCGCGACAGGATGGAGAGTAGCGTCATAATGCTTGGCAGTGCCGTTGGCGGACTCGTGGGCCTGTTTTTTGCCTCGTGGGCTGTGGAGGGTTTGCAGATTCCGCGAAGCTGGGACGATTTGTGGCCCATACTGGCTCTTACGCTCTGTGTACAGGTGATAGGGCACAACATGCTCACGCATTGTCAGGGCAAGCTCAGCGTCAACCTTTCTGCGGTGATCTGTCTTTGCCAGCCTGCCATTGCGGCTGTGTATTCGTGGACCATATTTTCAGAGAAATTGTCGGGTCTGGAAGTTCTGGGCATAGCGGTGGTGCTGGCGGGCGTCTATATTGTCAAAAGGCAGTACACGCCAAGCAGGGATAAAGCTGCCGGGGCAGGGCAAAAGGGCGCTGGCTGGCTGCCCCCTGTGAT
This region of Desulfovibrio desulfuricans genomic DNA includes:
- a CDS encoding DMT family transporter, encoding MSTQGDTAPQGGMRRGNGTRYVLLAVLAVAFLATGGIFVRQSGLSPINTGMYRMLFSIPLLWPLAYGRLGRLSGRDVVLLLLSGLFLAGDVALWNSAFSYTTVANANLLTNLTPFTVIPVSYFLFHERLPRLFIPGAAVTLAGVVLLVGGKASPVPGNYFGDFLALAAAFFYAGFLLIAYRLRDRMESSVIMLGSAVGGLVGLFFASWAVEGLQIPRSWDDLWPILALTLCVQVIGHNMLTHCQGKLSVNLSAVICLCQPAIAAVYSWTIFSEKLSGLEVLGIAVVLAGVYIVKRQYTPSRDKAAGAGQKGAGWLPPVIARWLGRRCKPAVAEEP